In Streptomyces dangxiongensis, one DNA window encodes the following:
- a CDS encoding Crp/Fnr family transcriptional regulator produces the protein MDDVLRRNPLFAALDDEQAAELRASMSEVTLARGDSLFHEGDPGDRLYVVTEGKVKLHRTSPDGRENMLAVVGPGELIGELSLFDPGPRTATATALTEVKLLGLGHGDLQPWLNARPEVAGALLRAVARRLRKTNDAMSDLVFSDVPGRVARALLDLSRRFGVQSEEGIHVVHDLTQEELAQLVGASRETVNKALADFAQRGWLRLEARAVILLDVERLAKRSR, from the coding sequence GTGGACGACGTTCTGCGGCGCAACCCGCTCTTCGCGGCACTCGACGACGAGCAGGCCGCGGAGCTTCGCGCCTCCATGAGTGAGGTGACCCTCGCTCGCGGCGACTCGCTGTTCCACGAGGGCGACCCCGGAGACCGGCTGTACGTGGTCACCGAGGGCAAGGTGAAGCTGCACCGCACCTCCCCCGACGGCCGCGAGAACATGCTCGCCGTCGTCGGACCCGGTGAGCTGATCGGCGAACTGTCGCTCTTCGACCCCGGCCCCCGTACGGCAACGGCGACCGCGCTGACCGAGGTCAAGCTGCTCGGCCTCGGGCACGGTGACCTCCAGCCCTGGCTGAACGCCCGCCCGGAGGTGGCCGGCGCCCTGCTGCGCGCCGTCGCCCGCCGGCTGCGCAAGACCAACGACGCGATGTCCGACCTGGTCTTCTCGGACGTGCCCGGCCGCGTGGCGCGGGCCCTGCTGGACCTCTCCCGCCGCTTCGGCGTGCAGTCCGAGGAGGGCATCCACGTCGTCCACGACCTGACCCAGGAGGAGCTGGCCCAGCTGGTCGGCGCCTCCCGCGAGACCGTGAACAAGGCCCTGGCCGACTTCGCCCAGCGCGGGTGGCTGCGCCTGGAGGCGCGGGCCGTCATCCTGCTGGACGTCGAGCGGCTGGCCAAGAGGTCCCGCTGA
- a CDS encoding NUDIX hydrolase, translated as MKASDTQGGAVALSEEGLPDWLDPVARAAETVRPLQLSRFLPPENGSGRQSAVLILFGEGERGPELLLMERAGSLRSHAGQPSFPGGALDPQDGDPHGEGPLRAALREAEEETGLDPSGVQLFGVLPRLYIPVSGFVVAPVLGWWREPSPVGVVDPNETARVFTVPVADLTDPVNRATAVHPSGHRGPAFLVESALVWGFTAGVIDRLLHYAGWERPWDREKQVPLDWRA; from the coding sequence ATGAAGGCCAGTGACACGCAGGGCGGTGCGGTGGCGCTCAGCGAGGAGGGGCTGCCGGACTGGCTGGATCCCGTGGCGCGTGCCGCCGAGACGGTCCGGCCGCTCCAGCTGAGCCGCTTCCTGCCGCCGGAGAACGGCTCGGGACGGCAGTCGGCCGTGCTGATCCTGTTCGGCGAGGGCGAGCGCGGCCCCGAGCTGCTGCTCATGGAGCGCGCGGGCTCGCTGCGCTCGCACGCCGGCCAGCCGTCCTTCCCGGGCGGCGCGCTGGACCCGCAGGACGGCGACCCGCACGGCGAGGGACCCCTGCGGGCCGCGCTGCGCGAGGCCGAGGAGGAGACCGGGCTCGACCCGTCCGGTGTGCAGCTCTTCGGCGTGCTGCCCCGGCTGTACATCCCGGTCAGCGGCTTCGTCGTCGCCCCGGTGCTCGGCTGGTGGCGCGAGCCCAGCCCGGTCGGCGTGGTCGACCCGAACGAGACCGCGCGGGTCTTCACCGTGCCCGTGGCGGATCTCACGGACCCCGTCAACCGTGCCACCGCGGTGCACCCCAGCGGCCACCGCGGTCCGGCATTCCTGGTCGAATCGGCCCTCGTCTGGGGCTTCACGGCCGGAGTGATCGACCGCCTGCTGCACTACGCGGGCTGGGAGCGCCCCTGGGACCGGGAGAAGCAGGTCCCGCTCGACTGGCGCGCATGA